DNA sequence from the Antedon mediterranea chromosome 7, ecAntMedi1.1, whole genome shotgun sequence genome:
taacaAGTAACATATTTTCAACAACAAAGGCAATTTTATATGATTCATTTACTTGGCTTGGCAGCATGATGGTCGTAAACTAAAAGCgtgaaaaaaatttttaaaagtttaagaCTCTCTCAATATATCTCTATTACACATAACTTTTCAACAAGCAAACTAGGTAATTAGGAATATTAATTTACTTGTCAGCATGATGGACGTACCGTTTAATTACAATCTATGTGATCTGTCATTGCgaaatttgtttttgatattgaaGTCTATTTGAACAAATGGATAAAAAAGAACACTAAACTCAGTTATTGAGAACTCTCTCATTGTACCACTATCAATGCTTATGACAAATACCAACACAGGGTACAGAAATACAACACCGATAAAGCACTTTTAAGCAAAGTAAGCTTATCGTACAATTAGAATTATAGATGGATGTTTAATTGCATTTTTCAGTGTTATCTGTCAttgtaaataatgttatattgaAGTCTATTGAACAAACGAATGAAAAACGAAATTCCATTTTAATTTAGACCACTGACAAAAGCTGTGGCTGGCAACCAATTTGCTTTTAATTacagtttaattattttttccgatccaattttcggtcaactattatgtgacattaaaatactccaataattaaaacaatttttttcaggggaacaaaTTATCGTTAATCAATATATGAAGTGCTAttgcaaaataattataatgtggATAGAAATATAAATCAAAACAGCCAATTAATGTGAAAGCTATACAGTGTAATCTGGATACCATAAGGTGCCTAAATTCGATGTCTGTTTCCATGTTTCTGATCTTTTTCCATAGACCCGTGACATGATTGGTCTAGTGGAAAAAGATCAGCGCTATATTGTGATTTACATTTACAACAGTGTGGAAATGGTTTGCACTCGGGGTCACAACACATCTGGGCTGTGACATCGAAATCTGTAAGAACACTTTCACCAAACTCGATTTGACTAGAAACATTGAACAACTGTTCTGTCATAAGTTGCAGTGTCGACCAATAGTGATCTGTGTCATTGGACAATGCATGGCGTTCTTCTGGGTCAAGAAGGAGGTCGTATAAAATGTATGGTTGTGTATCACAACGCCATCCTCCGTTGCTGTTCGGACACACTTCTTCGCAactaatattttgaattttatattgATTGTTACGGATACCTATTGCGCCTATTTCTGGATCTGGCCTTGTGGGATAATACAAAATCGTTCTTCTGCGGCTCtatgatattataaaatacaataaaaaaaaattaaaaaatgatgtACAATGTTAACAAATGTAAActgtaaagaaaagaaaatatgtttaaGAAAGTTCTAAAAGTGTCAAATGTCACAAATAATTTCTCTACAGCATTCTCCCTTTTGTAAGAAACAGTAGATAAGCAAGACATTTGCACAGAACAAATTATAAACCTTCTCCGGTGatatataaataggcctatatttcacACTTGATATCTTGTTAGGGCAGAACATATCAATCTATAGTAGgctacaataattgtttttcgtAAATCTATATGGATTTGAGTGAATATAGGCATTTTAATAAAAACGATTTAATTAATATCCAATGTATGTACAATTCTAACCTTTGTGTGTGAAAAAATAACATTGGAAAAATCAATTCCATCGAGAACGACGTTAAAATCATCCTCCAAAGAACCGCTTAGTCTTCGAAGTGTTGGCCATATATCCAAATGACTAAGTAATTCTAATGATATGCCGCTTTTAATGTGGCCTGGCCAACTTAGTATAGTTGGTACACGATGTCCACCTTCGAATGTTGATTCTTTTCCACATCGCATTTGGCCGCTAAATCCACCATTTTCCATCTGTTCTAAATCTGGACTAAAAGGGCATACAATGTCCGGTTATAATTTAAGAAACGTTAGTTAATTTCAACTgagataaagaataaattaacGACTAATATATAGCGTGTACATTGTACTTTACACGTATATATACCACATGCCTACttacataacataataatatacatttattcatcCCTACTATACACGGTGTTGTGAACTTACCCATTATCTGAGGTAAATATTACGAGAGTATTCTCAAGCAAATCGTGTTTCATTAATTCATCAATAACTTGTCCTACTTGCCAATCCAATTCTGCCAAAGAATCGATGTAATGACCACCAACATTTTTGTTTGCGAATCTTTGACCGGCAAACTGTGGAACTTGTGTATGCTGGAATGCATAGAATAGAAGGAATGGTGTACTTGAGCAAGAATACTCCTGAATCCAACTTGTAGCTGCTCTAGCATATCTTTCTGATAGTGTGGTCAAATCTACTGGTTGTTCAAGAATACTGTTTCCATACATTAGCTGACAAGGAGCATGTTTAACTATACATTCATCGTAGTCACACGGTTCGTCTGGATAGAAGCATATCTCACATGGACAATCAGAGTGTGTGTGTGGTACACCAAAGTATTTATCAAAACCATGTTGCAACGGAAGAAATTCTCTGTCGTATCCAACACCAAGATGCCATTTTCCAATGTAAGCTGATTTATAGTCTTGTTCGGCTAGCATTTCGGCAATGGTTATTTCTTCGTGTGGTAAACCTCCTGTTAACTCTTGATTAAAGACTGCAGTATCTTTTCCCCAGACACCTGAACGAACTGGATAACGTCCAGTTAAAATTGCAGCTCTGTTATAAAAGTAACAGAATAAAAGGTCCAATATTTTGCAACAGTGGCTGTGTGAGCTTAGTACACTTAGTTGTCTCGAAAGGTGTACCAGGTTCTCTAAAATGCACATGAACACTTTGTGTACACTTACTACGGTGTATAGTCCGTGTACCACCAGGACCATGATAAGAGAGTGACCCTCAAACCCTTGCCATAAGACTATggattatggttccactgtcttatcCGCTCATGATTTTCAAATTATGCATCAGAGGGTTCAACCAAGGCTAACAACAGGACAAACATTTCTTCATGAATATTGTTTCCATCTAGCCTACACGCAAGGTGCATTGAAAGAGTTACATTTTCTCtttttatgatattatatttttaaagataaattgcGTCCGAAtttaaattgattgatattCAAAGGCACCATTATACAGACTTGCAACATAAAATGCACCAGAAGTAAATGACAcgctaaaattattatttttgcagGCCTAGTCACATAGGCTTTAAAACCTTTACCTTGATGGACTGCCGACAGACGAAGCACTGTAGAACTGCGTGAACTTCAAACCATTTTTAGCAAGCTTATTGATGTTTGGTGTATCTGCCAACGGATTGCCGTAAACTGCAGGATCGGAAAAGCCCATATCATCGGCTAGAAATATCACGAAGTTTGGTTTGTTACTATTTGCAGCCAGAGCAGGCATGATTGAAAACAGTTCCAATAATATTACGAATCTGTCCATCGATACGATTCGAGAGTAGATAATActatgtaaaagaaaaaaacaatagatGTAGGTGGTGGGTGAATAATGCAACCCGATTCTACTTTCATTACATACACGTCACCCAaactaattaatttttaatacacTTTTCTCTGTCGCTGACCGACCGTGCCTGcctattttaaatacaaataaggCTTGTCTCAAAGACGATAGCCAGTTATGTTGTATCTAACGACATCGGTCGATGATACATAAGACCACATAACACATGGtctatatgtaggcctaatgtaataaaaaaaatgaaataaaggtGAGTGAAATtcaacaaaagagaaaaaaacatttcgATAAATAGTCATACCGtacgtaaaaaaaaaattacaaacattattaataaCAGTAGAAATaacaattgtaataataataatcatcatcaGATTGTAAAAATAGTCAAAaccatattacattattaagTGGAATAGTAAACACCATAATTATGATCattttaaaaacagaaacaaaatactTACGTAGGTTTAATGAATAGGGCCTACACTACCAGTAGTATAGAACGCAATACAAGGAGTATCGGAAAACAGGAATAGGCCAACAATTACTGTTAAACAATGACACGCAAGAGCCGAtaacttaattaatttaacagtgaattTGCTGGTAGAAAGATACCTGTACTTTGGTTTTAATTATGCCAACCCATTCATCATTTACAAACATGTCctttatcaaattaattaatgaatattatagCAATACATAATACTTGTTATTATTCACACATAATTTCAGATTTCACTATGAATAATATGtgacatatttaaaatatccgGGTTTCGGATTGAGGTACGTGAAGGTTCGGCCGCTGTACTAAAACGATCTAATCTCAAAATTATTTACTACATACCACACTGTAAGTCCAACTATTTTAGGCCAATTAAACAATGTACTAATTAGTTATTATTAGGTATTCAAATTAATAAGCCCTAATAGATAAATAATGTGGCCGTATGCATATTCGGTAGGCCCTACCATCCGTTTGTTGAATAAATCACTTTTTAAAGATTTCTATTGTGtgtattgtaaattgtaatattaGTTATATCCCAGCCGCGGGAGTTCACTACACGTTCACCGACATGTAGGCAtgtaatctataataataataaattcaataatGTAGTTATATAGGCCTTTACCATacgaataatttttcttgtgcGCGACTCGGCCGTAAGTGGATAGGGCAGGCCAACAAAGCCGCCTCCCActtaggacgcaacgcaaggacgcaagCGCAAagtaagcgagttgaccaatgacacagttaataataatatcatttacTTAATCCATATTGTGATTTGTCAGATTATAACTCCATGGTcagattattaaaatatcaataggCCTATTACCGGGCGGGCCTATACAACTAATATTAAAATCCTTTTTTTGTTATGATCCGATAACATTGTACATTTGATTGTAATATTGGCTCTGTTCAAGAAATAGCTCTGGAAAGAACCACCAGGTAGCACATAATGGTCCGACAACCCTTTGAAATTCAATATTATGGTTCTGGTGAAGAACAGAGTAACAGCGCCACCAACCAGAGAAGGGTAGGTACGAAACGTGACGCGCGCACACTCTCGCTCCTAGATCCTTCTCTCTCTGCCTGCTTGATGGTGGTGTGTGTGTCCCGACTTCCCACCTCCTCCGGTCCGGGCCTAGAAAAAAAGAGGAACTTtttctattaataattattgcaaACGTATTTAtcgttattaatattagttttcCAAGAATTTGTGAATCGTGTTAATAAAGGTAAGTCTGGGCAGAGACGTTTGTTTTTACAGATAGGatgattaaaatgtataaatccAGGCCTCACTACTGTACTAGCTAgccagctaggcctagtaggctaggctagtataggcctagccgGCTAGGCCTCCGGCCAGGCCTAGTATAGTTAGTGGGACGGAGGGAAGGGCCTACCTAGCCGTAGTAGGCTGCCCCTCTGCCTAACTTGAAAGCTAGACTATGCCTGGCCGGAGGCTAGTAgggtaggctaggctagttgCAAGATATACTAGCCTAATAACTATCTAGGCTAGCGTACCtatctagtaggcctattattgtctTCTTAATCATCATTCTTAATCTtagtagcctaggctaggcctaacctaggAGAGGCTAGAGGCCTTAGTTAACGGGGCCTTAGCCTACTAGTAGGCTATTTAGCTACCCTAAGAGACTAGCTATGCCTATTTATAGagtcttattaatattatctagtagtatagtactgtactgtacattagcTAACTGAAGAATAGGCGTTGGACCAAATGTGATTGTGATCAGGTCAGCCACAAAAATATGTTGGCCCCCaacacaatattaaatattattgtattcaaCCTGTTTATAAAAATGCACCAGATACACAAATccaatttaatatatatattccgTTTTACTGCTTGTAATAGCTATATACTTGTAACCACAGCAAATTCCGTGGCTAAGTGCCCTGATTTCTGGTTTCTCCCTACCGTCTGCACATGCCGTACGTCACATGTACTACTATAGATCCGAGCGCCCGCAGACGGTTGGTATGCTCAGGCCATTTATTCATTGGCCACCCCCTGGGGTCAATACTATACTTGCCCCAGTTTTGAAAAGGAGGTAGTCACCCGGCTAGCGTTGCTACCCAGCCCCTGAGACTGGGTTCGCGGAATTTGCTATCTCCTTGTGACATAATAAAATATGGCACCCGGCCGTGCAAGTTATAATTAAAAActttgaaattgaaaatgtaaCCCTTTATTGGGTATCGACACCGCTGAGACTTAAAACGGCTCTCGACGAGCGGCGCATTTGTATCAGTCAATATTGATCGCACAAGCTGCGAAATATTGACACATACTCCATATTCTCCCTATGTAAAGGAGCCCGTCCTCTCCGATACGTTACCAATCCCGATTTAGCCACAAGTGTTTGTCGCCAGACTGGAGCTCAATAATTCTTCCACATCAGTCTGAGCCATACGACCTCGATCATAGTCCCACCTGGGTCCACCAGAACCCCTCTTCATTAGGGTCCGATTCTATCTGCCGGATTTTTAAAATAGGGACCACGTCATTTACGTCCTCCCGGAAACGCAATAAGAGCATCCACCGCATGGCAAATCCCCGGGGTAGACTCCCTGCTTAAAGTGGAGAACAGAATTGTATAATCAGCAGCAGTATCTACTACAGCTACCGGGTGAACCCCATTTACAAACACTGTGGCATGCAATGCTTTAGCTGACTCTACCCTATTTACCACTATTCATGGTTCCCTTTCCTTTAACCTACCGGTGTTTACAGATACCCCCAGAGGATCCCCACCCGGGTACCTCTTCCTTCTTAGCGCACGAGCCTTCAAAACGCTGGCAGTCGGTGGTCAGGCTCGACCCCAGACCCCTATTCGTTTAAAGGATCTTCTTGTTCCCCTACCTGCCTGGCTTGCCGCGCTAATTTTGAGCATTCTCTTTTAAAATGACCCACCTCATTGCATTCAAAGCAGCGGTCCCGGGTAGTAATAGCTGATTGGGGAGGAAGTGGAGGCCCTGCACCCATTCGGTCCCTGTATCAGTATCTCCAAGACCCTTTTTAGCAACCCTTTAACCTGGGCCAAATCTGCCTCTATTGCCATAACGCTCTTACATAACCCACCTGATTGGGCCTCGTACCCACCTCTAGGTGGTTGTCTGTAAAAACCCCCGTTCTCCATCCCTCGGCCGTTCCAAGGCAAAACCGCGTAACTCGCATTTTGGTCAATTTTGAGATTTTTACATTTGGggaattattacaaatttatgaACAACCTGTAAAAATTTCAGGTTTCAGAGATCATTATTTTTAGAGATAGTACCACGTATCTttaagcaaaaaacaaatacttCTAGTATTTTCCAAGGCAAAACAACGTATCTACCAGATACATTGTTCTGCCACGGAAATGCATACAATTTTCCCTTTAAATTCTCACAATCAGCTAAGTTACGTAATTTTTAGATAGAAACCGCTGATGCATGACAATATGCATACTGTAGCAACGATCTCAACTAAAAGTATAAGATATATTAAACAATACTAGGCTTATTAGGCTAGACAActaatttaatgtattaaaatttaTTCTAAGAATTAACTATATTTACGAAAAAGTTTAGGCAAGCTTgaaactaggctaggctattattTTTGACAGACCTACCTACAGTAATCTAGCCAAGGCCTAGTACCCCAGTACTGTCAATGGAACTAGGCTAGTATGACGGCCGTTTTTGCATTGTTGTACGTGTGCCTTGTAGTAGCAGGTTAGTACCGTAGGTAGGctataacataataatgtaaGTCTATATCATAAATAGTAGATCAAAATGGCTAAGCCTAGCTTCAAATGCACTCTTTGTTAAGCCAACCTAGTTGGTAGGCATTATTAGTGATTGCAGCCCTCCCTGTTGTTCAAAAAGAGTTTCAatccattgtttttaaaatcatcacagttacgttgttttgccaTGGAATGACCACAGTTACATGGTTTTGCCACAGGATATCGcagttacgttgttttgcctaAGAAATGACTTTCACATCATTTCCAAGGCAAAACAACGTATCTGTTAAAAGTGGTAATAACTTttgataaattgtttaaattatttaacatttcatatttaataataattattatttatatatactcatGCAAAATTTCACATCATTACGATAATTTGTTGCTGAAATGCAAACACTCAAACTTCAATTAAATTTTTCTCGAAAAGCAACATTTTGTAGTTACGTTGTTTTGACTAACTGGACTACGGGCTCCCCCTCGCTATCATTGTCCTCAGGTTGGACGGGAGTAGAAGAAAGTGGGCGTGATGGTGCAATCGGCCTAGTCGAGACCGTTGGAGACCTTGCTGGGGTGGTGGTGACGCTATTTCTTTTCCCCACATAGTTTCATAAAGAGATTGGAGGCTGTTAAATTTGTTGTACTTAATAAGCACCTCGGACATAGTATAGTAGCGCAGTTTTCGAAAAGTACCAATTTCCCCACCCCCCGTGTTACGGCACCCAATACAGAACTTCATTGCTGAATATCTCTGTATCCATTCATTGGAAAGCGGCTTGAACGCTTTCCTCGTTAAAACCTGGTCGGCCCATTCCCCTACTGTCTCCGTTTCATGTTGGGCCGGGGAATGAACACTAAGATCATTCTGATCTCTACCAAGGAAGACACTGAAGCTAGCATCTGACGAAAATCTTCTGGTGACAACCTAGGGTTAGGTGAAAAATCAAATCTGCTTGAGAATTCCGGCTTCTTACTAAAGACCCATTAATAGAACCTATTTCTATTACGGACGAAATATTACCTAATCTAGTCCTAAGGGACAACATTTTGTCCGCCCGAACCACTCCGATCCCCGGAATATTGCATAATTGCTCGAGTGTACAAAAATTCAACCGAGTGCGATTCCCATCTATCGGCATGGTAGTTTAACAACCAAAACCCGGACTCTAACTATAATCCCTAAACCGGGAATTTTTAACCCCGCCGATGGAGATCGATTTTTTATTTCCAAAAGCGGActaactattaattaataattaattaataacaatccAAATAGACACACAAATATGTAtccaattaattaatattaacactACCGTACCGCAATACCACTAATCTTTTTCCACTGACCCTgaaaactaatttgcataatatgcagCACAAGTCTGTCCGATATCTCGCTAACACAAATTCcatacacatggttgtagtgaaattagcctaaatcacacacagcttcaagacacacacatatatatatattttcatggagaaatcttatgtaggagaattttacagtaggcggaggtactGTATGCACTCGGAGGGGCTttctagttttattttaatagttaaaAGAGCTTTGTATCTGTAATGCTGTATATGTACATTCGAAtacgaaataaagaataaattaaatgaaatattaggCGTTTATAATTTTGAATATGAGGCAACAATTactcatttcatttaaaataagttgtttttatgatacattaaattatcatttcaGGTGAACACGATGGCATCTGTTCATTTGCCATTTTGTGATGTGAACTGTAGCTATGAGCATTGTCCTTTACTAATATGTGTTATGAATACAAACCGACAGAACATGACAGAGTTGTCTGTGTGTATTCAAAGTTACAAGACAAGAGGGTGGAAGA
Encoded proteins:
- the LOC140054948 gene encoding arylsulfatase A-like, whose translation is MDRFVILLELFSIMPALAANSNKPNFVIFLADDMGFSDPAVYGNPLADTPNINKLAKNGLKFTQFYSASSVGSPSRAAILTGRYPVRSGVWGKDTAVFNQELTGGLPHEEITIAEMLAEQDYKSAYIGKWHLGVGYDREFLPLQHGFDKYFGVPHTHSDCPCEICFYPDEPCDYDECIVKHAPCQLMYGNSILEQPVDLTTLSERYARAATSWIQEYSCSSTPFLLFYAFQHTQVPQFAGQRFANKNVGGHYIDSLAELDWQVGQVIDELMKHDLLENTLVIFTSDNGPDLEQMENGGFSGQMRCGKESTFEGGHRVPTILSWPGHIKSGISLELLSHLDIWPTLRRLSGSLEDDFNVVLDGIDFSNVIFSHTKSRRRTILYYPTRPDPEIGAIGIRNNQYKIQNISCEEVCPNSNGGWRCDTQPYILYDLLLDPEERHALSNDTDHYWSTLQLMTEQLFNVSSQIEFGESVLTDFDVTAQMCCDPECKPFPHCCKCKSQYSADLFPLDQSCHGSMEKDQKHGNRHRI